In Oryza sativa Japonica Group chromosome 8, ASM3414082v1, the sequence aaacaagGTTCTCAGTGTGGTGTTTGTCAGGACAGTGCAAAACTCCACTAAAGATGTGCTCATGTGCTGTACCTGTGTTCTATATTTAGTTCTTCTTGAGAGATAGAGATCAAGCAGAGGAGGCACCGCTAGGTGGTGTGTTCAGCGGGCTTTAGGAGGTTTTGGCAATGGAGATGGCTCTCCGGCCTCAAAGCCTTCTATGCCCTCGGAGCAGGCTGAAGGTCGTCATCCGGCCAGCTAGCAGTGCCAGCGGTGGTGGCCTCGCGCAGGTATGATTCAGTTTCAAGAAGTTCATGATTCCGGCTGCTCTTGCTTTTCTTGATTTGCTTGATCCACCAAGTGTTCGTCCTTCTGAAGGGGCATGCAAGATTATTTACTCAGTTACATGATctcaaatattaatattttggtTGTGTTTCCTGTGGTTTTGATTCATTTCATCTTGGGAACATACTCTGGTGATGAAGGGGAAATTCATGTTATGGGGAGTTCTTTCCTGGACTTTCTTACGGTTGTTGATAGATTTGATTGAAATATTTTGGGAAATATTTCTGTGGTCAATGATCTTAATTCTCAAATTTAGATTAGGTTAAAACAACGGGACTGAAAGttcctttctggagatcgaAAGGTAGTTAATTCTACTCCATTTGTTAAAATTTCCCCCCAAGTACTTGTATATTTAGGTCTGCATAATCATTGAAAGATTTCCTCATCTGGGCTAATTCTGTTCAGTTTTGAAGTGAAGCCTAAAAGACCTTGTCCTCTTGTTTTGATTTGTTGGGTTCTTGTTTTGTAAGGAAAAATACCGCTCATTATGCACCCCCTTTTTTATCTACAGTTGAACATTATGCATTTACATTAATGTGAGAGGGTATCATCCATTCTAAACCGACATGCTAAGAAATATGGTTTCGGAGTGCAATTcagtataattttttaaatatttttctgaCAGGAATTCTTTCAATAATTTTATATTGAGGATCTGAGAGGCATAGATTTTTTATAGTAAAATAACCTACATATTTCAAAACAGCAATATTGATTCAAATAattcaatactccctccgtccctttATAATTGTCGTTTGGGAGTTGTGCCCCCCTCACAAGCACAGATTCCTAGCGACTAATAAaaggggacagagggagtaagttCTTTTTATTGAAACATCTCGAGCTACAATATttactttcttttctttttccagtaTTTCTTAATGACCAGGAGATATACTGGAAGCAGAATTGTTCGATGCATGGTTTCAAGTTCAGGTTTGTGTAGGATAGCTTCGTAAAAGCTTTATTAATTTTCTTATTTGCTATGCTAAGGTCATGTTTGTTAAAATTATATCATGCAGACTGTCCTAATAGGAAAGCAAAGAGGACGATTTCCCTTCATACGGAAGTCGCTTCTTCTAGGGGATATGCTCCGAGAATTGCTGCTGAATCAAGTATTCAGGAGCGAGAACATATTAATAGTGATGAAGAAACATTTGATACGTACAACAGATTACTACGTAATGAGTCAACAGAGTGGAAAAAGTTAGATACTACTGAAGTGGATTTGTCACAAGATGTTTCAAGCAGTTCAATGAGGAAAGTGGATGCGACGGATGAAGCTAAGCTAGATATACTTGAGGATGATTTGCCCAGAAATTTGTTGAACGGTGTAACAATGGGGGAAGTAGATATGTTGGATGAAGCTGGGGCAGAAGATGATGTATTTGAGGTGGACTTGTCAGCCTTGCATAATTCCACAGTGGGGAAAATGGATGCGGTAAATGAAGTTGGGACTGAAAATGACTTATTTGAGGTGGATCTGTCAGCATTGCATAGTGCTGCAGTGGGGAAGGTGGATGTAGTAGATGGAGCTAAAGCTAAAGAAGATTTGTTTGAGATGGATTCATTAGCATTGCACAGTGTTACAATGGGGAAGGTGGATGCAATAAATGCAGCTGGAGCTGAAGGAGACAAATTTGAGGTGGATCTGTCTGCGCTCGCGTCGAACAATTCAATGATAGAGGCAGTTAATGTGATGGATGAAGCTAAGGCTATAGAAGACACACTCGAGGTGGATTTGTCAGGAAATGCTACAAGCAGTTCAACATATGGGGAAGTTAAATTTGAGGTGGATTCATTAGGAAATACTTCAAGCACTGTAATGTATGGGCCAGCGGATGGAGCGTATGAACCTCGGTCCGATGAAGTCACTTTTAAGGTGGATTCATCAGAAAATGCGTCAAACAATGTAATGTATGGGAGAGCAGATGTGGTGGATGAATCTTGGGCTGATGAAGGCATATTTGAGGTGGATTTTTTTACAAATGCTTCAAGCGGCGCAGAATATGGAAAAGTGGATGTGGTGGATGAAGCTAAAACTGATGATTTCACATTTGAGATTGATTCATTAGAAAAAGATTCAAACAATAAAATGCATGGGAAAGCTCATATGGTGGATGAAGCTTGGGACGATGAAGCCATATTTGAGGTTGATTTGTTTGGAAATGCTTCAAGCATTCCGATATATGGGGAGGTGAATGTGTTGGATGAAGCTCGGGCTGATGATGGAAAATTTGAGGTTGACTTATTAGGGAATACTTCTAGCAATTCAACACATGAGGAAGTGGATGTGGTAGATGAAGCTCAAACAGGTGAAGCCACATTTGAGGTGGATTTGCTTGGAAATGCTTTAAGCAGTGCAATATATAAAGAAGTGCCTGTCATGGGTGGAGCTCAGGATGATGAAGTTGATGTAGATTTCTCAATAAATGCTTCAATCACCGAAACAGAAAAGGAAGCAGATGCAGTTGATGAAGCTAGAGTTGAAGATGAGACATTTGATATGGATTTAGTAGGTAAACAGATATCAATCGATTCTATGAATGATGATGTAGTTGAAGAAGGGACTAAACATCACAGATATCCAATGTTGTCTTCAGCATTCATAGAAGTCAAGACCATTCATGAAACACCTGTAAGTTTAAAGCCTGAACTTATGTCAGTTGTCATGGATCAGGAACAAGACAAACCAATTTCCAGCGTTTATCAACAAGAAGGATCAATTTTTAATTTGCATGCAGAAAACCAATCAACGGTAGATTTTCATGAACGGGAGCAAATGGCTATTACTTTTGATAAACAAAAGGAATCAGTTGCTAAACTCTCTAAAGAAGACCAACAGACTGCTGGTTTACCTGAGCAAAACATGTCCTTTGATGGTGTCCATAGGAAAAGCCAGTCAATTATTGGGCTCCCATTTCAACACCAATCAATTGTTAGTTCCCCTGAAAAATACCGATCAATTGTGGGTTTTCATGGACAAAATCAATCAATCATCAGCTCTCATAAACAAGACAAATCAATTGTTGGTGTTCCTAAAAAAATTCAATCCATTGTTGGTTCCACTAAGCATGATGATTCAATTGTTGGTTTCCGCAAACAAGACAGATCAATTGTTAGTGTGCCTGAGCAAAAACAATCAATAGTTGGTTTTCATAAACAAGATCTATCAATTGTTGCTGTCAGCGAACAAAATCTATCAATTGTTGCTATACCTAGAGAGAGTCAATCAAAGCAAATTTCTATTGTTCGGAGACATGATCCACTACATTTGAAGGAAGTGGAAACAAAGGATAGAGATGGCATATCTAAAAAATCTGGTGGTGACGATGATTTGCCACATATGCTCTTCGAAGAAGAGCTTTCACAGGTTGAAGATGTAGCAAGGGCAATCGCCTATAAAAAGCAGCATGAAGTTGATGTAATCTCTTTGACTCCAGATATCCAGGAGTCACCACAGGACAATATCGACCCACAAGAACTCCGAAGGATGCTCCAAGAACTTGCTGACCAGAATTGTTCAATGGGTAACAAGCTTTTCGTTTTTCCAGAGGCAGTGAAGGCTAATTCGACAATTGATGTATATTTGAATCGTAACCTATCGGCTTTGGCGAATGAGCCTGATGTCCACATCAAAGGAGCATTCAATAGTTGGAGATGGAGGCCTTTCACCGAAAGACTGCACAAGAGTGAATTGAGTGGGGATTGGTGGTCTTGCAAACTGCACATACCCAAGGAAGCTTATAGATTAGACTTTGTGTTCTTCAATGGTCGTTTAGTCTATGATAACAATGATAGTAATGATTTTGTGCTGCAAGTAGAAAGTACAATGGATGAAGATTCCTTTGAGGAGTTCTTggttgaagaaaagaaaagagaacttGAGAGAGTTGCCACTGAAGAAGCTGAAAGGAGGAGGCATGCTGAAGAGCAGCAGCGAATGGGAGAACAAAGGGCTGCAGAACAAGCTGCCAGGGAACAGGCTAAGAAGGAGATAGAGTTGAAGAAGAACAAATTGCAAAATCTGTTGAGTTCAGCCAGAACACATGTTGATAATTTGTGGCACATAGAGCCTAGCACATATAGACAAGGGGACACTGTCAGATTGTACTATAACAGAAACTCAAGGCCGCTTATGCATAGTACTGAGATCTGGATGCATGGTGGTTGCAATAGTTGGACTGATGGACTCTCTATTGTTGAAAGACTTGTCGAATGTGATGACGAAAATGGTGATTGGTGGTATGCTAATGGTATGATATTACACATTTTTCTCTTACTTGGGTAGGAGTATATTAGAGCATCATAAGATACATTACCACATTAGCGTAGGgcttctagaaaaaaaaatccttgttCTAGTTATCTTGCACTCTTATTTTTTTGGTTTACTTGGGTAAGAATATATGTAATGCATTGCTTTTCGTTTTAAACAGTTCATATACCTGAAAAGGCCTTTGTATTGGACTGGGTTTTTGCTGACGGGCCACCTGGAAATGCAAGGAATTATGACAACAATGGTCGACAAGATTTTCATGCTATTCTTCCAAATGCCATGACTAACGAAGAATATTGGGTTGAAGAGGAAAACTGTATCTATACAAGGCTTCTCCACGAGATCAGAGAACGGGAGGAAGCTATTAAAATAAAGGTCAGTCAAAATAGAATCTTTAAATATGGACTTGGTTATTTGATCCAGAGTTTTACAACATGGTTCTGATGTATTTTGTTGGCTGACGAATTCTCTTGCAATTGTTCTATTTGTAATTAACTTGCGTAGAGCTAATGAACTTCACATGTGAAATCAGGTTTTTGACCAACCGattaccttctttttttttgtggggatgTTTTTGACCAAATAAGTTACTATTTCACATCCTAAGACATGTTATAAAATTCATCCAAACTCAGTATTCTTTCAAATATACAATAATTAATTTGACCAGTTAGATCATTCTTCACTTTGAACTTGTGCCTTAAGCTGACTGTTTTGACCAAACGAATTGATGGCCCACCCAGTTAGCAGTTAGCACTATTTATTGGAACTTCTGTTATACCATATTATATTATTCAAGGAAAAATGTAGTTGTTCACTGTCATGTATATATCTTGATGTTTTGAACATCAGATATATGTTGTGAAGTCCTTCGGCTTACTATTCCCACTTTTTTGCTTGTACAGGttgagaaaagagcaaaaatgAAATCTGAGATGAAGGAAAAGACTATGAGAATGTTTCTACTTTCTCAGAAACACATTGTTTATACTGAACCACTTGAAATACGTGCTGGAACAACTGTGGATGTTCTATATAATCCTTCTAATACGGTGCTGAATGGAAAGCCAGAGGTTTGGTTTAGGTGGTCCTTTAACCGATGGATGCATCCAAGTGGTGTTTTACCACCCAAGAAGATGGTGAAAACAGAAGATGGTTGTCACTTAAAAGCGACAGGTTTGAGCTTGACTTGTTACATTGTTCCTTTTAATGCTGATAGATTTATATGATACATGTACTGATGTGCACTTTTATCCattaatatatattattaaGTGCTACTGGACCATTAATTGATCAAGCACTGTTGAAGTATATGTCTAGCAATGTTCCAACTTTGATCCATAAATGGTATCTAGTACCAATTTTGAAACCTGAATCACAAGGTGACATAATTATACTATTCTGAAGAGCTAGCTAGTTTAGTGCCTAAATGAGCTACGACAATTCTGTAACTGGAGTTTTCTAAATGTTATAACTGCAAAAAATCTAGCTGGTTTACTGTAGACATAATTCATTATAATATCTAGTATATCGCAGTCTAACCCAGAAGAGCTCAAAATTTCAAACTACTTTGGATTATTACTCAACTCTTGGTAAAAGGTGGCAATTTGGTGATTAAACTCAATAATGTCCTGTCAAAATTTACCTTTTATGTTTAACTTATTTTGGAACTTTGGTTGGTATATCGTTCAGTTTACTCAATATTACAGTGTAATACATTTTTTCCCTTCCATATTCATTAGTCCCTGTTATGTTCCTTCTCCAGTTAGTGTTCCATCGGATGCTTATATGATGGACTTTGTTTTC encodes:
- the LOC9268758 gene encoding soluble starch synthase 3a, chloroplastic/amyloplastic, whose protein sequence is MEMALRPQSLLCPRSRLKVVIRPASSASGGGLAQYFLMTRRYTGSRIVRCMVSSSDCPNRKAKRTISLHTEVASSRGYAPRIAAESSIQEREHINSDEETFDTYNRLLRNESTEWKKLDTTEVDLSQDVSSSSMRKVDATDEAKLDILEDDLPRNLLNGVTMGEVDMLDEAGAEDDVFEVDLSALHNSTVGKMDAVNEVGTENDLFEVDLSALHSAAVGKVDVVDGAKAKEDLFEMDSLALHSVTMGKVDAINAAGAEGDKFEVDLSALASNNSMIEAVNVMDEAKAIEDTLEVDLSGNATSSSTYGEVKFEVDSLGNTSSTVMYGPADGAYEPRSDEVTFKVDSSENASNNVMYGRADVVDESWADEGIFEVDFFTNASSGAEYGKVDVVDEAKTDDFTFEIDSLEKDSNNKMHGKAHMVDEAWDDEAIFEVDLFGNASSIPIYGEVNVLDEARADDGKFEVDLLGNTSSNSTHEEVDVVDEAQTGEATFEVDLLGNALSSAIYKEVPVMGGAQDDEVDVDFSINASITETEKEADAVDEARVEDETFDMDLVGKQISIDSMNDDVVEEGTKHHRYPMLSSAFIEVKTIHETPVSLKPELMSVVMDQEQDKPISSVYQQEGSIFNLHAENQSTVDFHEREQMAITFDKQKESVAKLSKEDQQTAGLPEQNMSFDGVHRKSQSIIGLPFQHQSIVSSPEKYRSIVGFHGQNQSIISSHKQDKSIVGVPKKIQSIVGSTKHDDSIVGFRKQDRSIVSVPEQKQSIVGFHKQDLSIVAVSEQNLSIVAIPRESQSKQISIVRRHDPLHLKEVETKDRDGISKKSGGDDDLPHMLFEEELSQVEDVARAIAYKKQHEVDVISLTPDIQESPQDNIDPQELRRMLQELADQNCSMGNKLFVFPEAVKANSTIDVYLNRNLSALANEPDVHIKGAFNSWRWRPFTERLHKSELSGDWWSCKLHIPKEAYRLDFVFFNGRLVYDNNDSNDFVLQVESTMDEDSFEEFLVEEKKRELERVATEEAERRRHAEEQQRMGEQRAAEQAAREQAKKEIELKKNKLQNLLSSARTHVDNLWHIEPSTYRQGDTVRLYYNRNSRPLMHSTEIWMHGGCNSWTDGLSIVERLVECDDENGDWWYANVHIPEKAFVLDWVFADGPPGNARNYDNNGRQDFHAILPNAMTNEEYWVEEENCIYTRLLHEIREREEAIKIKVEKRAKMKSEMKEKTMRMFLLSQKHIVYTEPLEIRAGTTVDVLYNPSNTVLNGKPEVWFRWSFNRWMHPSGVLPPKKMVKTEDGCHLKATVSVPSDAYMMDFVFSESEEGGIYDNRNGTDYHIPVSGSNAKEPPIHIVHIAVEMAPIAKVGGLADVVTSLSRAIQELGHHVEVILPKYNFMNQSNVKNLHVRQSFSLGGTEIKVWFGLVEDLSVYFLEPQNGMFGGGWVYGGNDAGRFGLFCQSALEFLLQSGSSPHIIHCHDWSSAPVAWLYKEHYAESRLATARIIFTIHNLEFGAHFIGKAMTYCDKATTVSHTYSKEVAGHGAIAPHRGKFYGILNGIDPDIWDPYTDNFIPMHYTSENVVEGKNAAKRALQQRFGLQQTDVPIVGIITRLTAQKGIHLIKHALHRTLERNGQVVLLGSAPDPRIQSDFCRLADSLHGENHGRVRLCLTYDEPLSHLIYAGSDFILVPSIFEPCGLTQLVAMRYGSIPIVRKTGGLYDTVFDVDHDKDRARVLGLEPNGFSFDGADCNGVDYALNRAISSWFEARGWFHSLCKRVMEQDWSWNRPALDYIELYHSAHKF